In Nitratiruptor sp. YY09-18, a single window of DNA contains:
- a CDS encoding HI0074 family nucleotidyltransferase substrate-binding subunit produces MKKSDVLVKIKNFEMARERLQEAIEIAQDELDKDGVLQRFEFTIEMLWKTIKAVLVYQGIECFSPRNCIKEAYKAHIIDDDEIILDMLEDRNLSSHIYDQKRSEEIFERIKKLYISYLNNIDLVKWL; encoded by the coding sequence ATGAAAAAGAGTGATGTACTTGTAAAGATCAAAAATTTTGAGATGGCTAGAGAGAGGCTCCAAGAAGCTATCGAGATAGCACAAGATGAACTGGATAAAGATGGAGTATTGCAGCGTTTTGAGTTTACCATAGAGATGCTCTGGAAAACTATCAAAGCAGTGCTTGTATATCAAGGCATTGAGTGTTTTTCCCCCAGAAACTGTATCAAGGAAGCTTATAAAGCACATATCATCGATGATGATGAGATCATTCTCGATATGCTAGAAGATAGAAATCTTAGCTCTCATATTTATGATCAAAAGAGAAGCGAAGAGATATTTGAGAGAATCAAAAAACTCTACATCTCCTATCTTAACAATATTGATCTTGTAAAATGGCTCTAG
- a CDS encoding nucleotidyltransferase family protein, with translation MKKHINPQEKIEQITTYLKQFHPQKIILFGSRAKGYATKHSDIDIAIDLPLDFRSQRKLKEEIEKLSGLLSVDILFMHEIDDRMQQQILKEGKILYEKE, from the coding sequence ATGAAAAAACATATAAATCCACAAGAAAAAATAGAGCAGATTACCACATATCTCAAACAGTTTCATCCCCAAAAAATCATACTCTTTGGCTCTCGTGCGAAGGGATACGCCACAAAACACTCCGATATTGATATTGCAATCGATTTGCCCTTAGATTTTCGTTCACAAAGAAAACTCAAAGAGGAGATAGAGAAATTGAGTGGACTACTGAGTGTGGATATACTATTTATGCATGAAATTGATGATCGTATGCAACAACAAATTTTAAAAGAGGGAAAAATTCTCTATGAAAAAGAGTGA